One Triticum dicoccoides isolate Atlit2015 ecotype Zavitan chromosome 5B, WEW_v2.0, whole genome shotgun sequence genomic window carries:
- the LOC119309953 gene encoding uncharacterized protein LOC119309953 has translation MVRVATGDGRRRKNARRGAPRAAEVDVVLDELLDLVFLRLPSYLDLVRAACACRRWRRVIAGDGGGFLRRFGSLRGASSPHVVGRYRVDARHQHPRPPGRNPVFVPSSRQRGTVAERNLALDFLPRGEYGGRCWELVDSRGGLLLLLLDELASPTLDLHGAPRLRPPGAALQGDPNSAWFRDCDFLGAFLLDGEDAGTRFSMSNFRVTCAVYSCGHRIVRACAFSSVRGGRWTSGAGRSSTADCGLGIIHFAGSDDGFAYWTAGDNIVLTLDKDAAEFTSSVLPDDGEYAALRNKHHATEYAYHQPWPPTIEACLS, from the exons ATGGTCCGGGTGGCCACGGGGGACGGCCGCCGCCGCAAGAATGCCCGGAGGGGGGCTCCGCGGGCGGCCGAGGTTGACGTCGTCCTGGACGAGCTTCTCGACCTGGTGTTCTTGCGCCTCCCCTCGTATCTCGACCTCGTCCGCGCCGCGTGCGCGTGCAGGCGCTGGCGCCGTGTAatcgcgggcgacggcggcggcttccTCCGTCGGTTCGGCTCTCTCCGCGGCGCGTCGTCCCCCCACGTCGTCGGCCGCTACCGCGTCGACGCGCGCCACCAGCACCCACGTCCGCCTGGCCGTAACCCCGTCTTCGTCCCCTCCTCGCGGCAGAGGGGTACCGTGGCCGAACGGAACCTGGCGCTTGACTTCCTCCCGCGGGGGGAATATGGGGGTCGTTGCTGGGAGCTCGTGGACAGccggggcggcctcctcctcctcctcctcgac gagctggcctcgcccactctcg atTTACACGGTGCTCCTCGTCTGCGGCCCCCTGGCGCGGCGCTACAAGGAGATCCTAACTCGGCGTGGTTCCGCGACTGCGATTTCCTAGGCGCCTTCCTTCTTGATGGCGAGGACGCCGGCACGCGCTTCAGCATGTCAAATTTCAGGGTGACGTGCGCCGTCTATTCCTGCGGGCATCGTATCGTCAGGGCCTGCGCCTTCTCGTCCGTTCGCGGCGGCCGCTGGACCTCCGGCGCCGGACGCAGCAGCACTGCAGACTGCGGATTGGGTATCATCCACTTCGCGGGGAGCGACGACGGGTTCGCCTACTGGACGGCCGGGGACAACATTGTTCTTACTCTGGACAAGGACGCCGCCGAGTTCACCTCTTCCGTCTTGCCCGACGACGGGGAGTACGCCGCTCTCCGGAACAAGCACCACGCCACGGAGTACGCCTACCATCAGCCGTGGCCACCTACGATCGAAGCTTGTTTGTCCTAG